The following are from one region of the Nicotiana tomentosiformis chromosome 7, ASM39032v3, whole genome shotgun sequence genome:
- the LOC138895505 gene encoding uncharacterized protein, with protein sequence MGKISQALNSHPKGALPSDTVVNPKGGNNTGHAMAVTTRSGKGGNAPTSSQRKLMDDDVKETQEEVNPSRDHIIDIPEPVVQKSKVPLPKPPPPYPERLAKKNGENQFKKFIQVMKSLSINVTLVEALEQILGDAKFMKDLVTKKRSMNFGTIKVTHQVIEIVHSMAPKLEDPGAFTIPCTIGSVEFAKALVILGQV encoded by the exons atggggaaaatatctcaagctctaaattcccATCCAAAGggagcactaccaagtgacacggtagtaaacccaaagggtggaaataacacggggcatgccatggccgttactacaagaagtggaaaaggtgggaatgcacccacctcaagtcaaaggaaacTTATGGATGATGA tgtgaaaGAGACCCaggaggaggtgaacccgtcgagggatcacattattgacataccggagccggtagtgcaaaagtcTAAAGTACCATtacctaagcctccacctccataccctgaaagacttgccaagaaaaatggcgagaatcaattcaagaagttcattcaagtgatgaagagtctctcaatcaatgtgacattagttgaagctttggaacaaattcTCGGcgatgcaaagtttatgaaggatcttgtcacaaagaagcggtcaatgaattttggaaccatcaaagtcactcatcaagtgattgaaattgtgcattcaatggctcctaagttggaggatcccggtgctttcacgattccatGTACAATTGGCAGTGtcgagtttgcaaaagctcttgtgatcttggggcaagtataa